A window of Daphnia pulicaria isolate SC F1-1A chromosome 10, SC_F0-13Bv2, whole genome shotgun sequence contains these coding sequences:
- the LOC124314453 gene encoding uncharacterized protein LOC124314453, with amino-acid sequence MAHFASLLLIVAGVCYYARAAVIDTDSPSPASQRLVPVSRHSVDSSEMFASAQKRPMETIDDLMNALAQVTKSKDELRCHCNLPVCVTTGYMCKSAMGTCFSEIVDRSDLSRSRHGCLELLSSDHQVCHSSQAHGNGRHAAGHHHLHPQRPLVLCCQDDLCNYGAQQVQLRLDSAVQTHGGHRNDSTSSNSGVHEPRTVAMETRFFGDGQPVGSGNGGQDLWLKAATIAVPIAGGCILVLLVLLAIRMLRRDRENNNDMLTGNSYTVPIHRNDFQIRSVWGKSRQIQHEPAYHHVPQQQQQHQQQQRSGQWKDCQLSMIQQQQQQHYRQQHQQQHRHHPHQAAPLLHAPHNIVYLPTVQKITPPKRIMWNKSCILAKNPAIQHL; translated from the exons atggcCCATTTCGCATCGCTGTTGCTGATCGTGGCCGGCGTGTGTTATTACGCCAGAGCGGCCGTGATCGACACGGACAGCCCGTCGCCGGCCAGCCAACGGTTGGTGCCTGTATCTCGGCATTCCGTCGATTCCAGCGAAATGTTTGCGTCGGCCCAAAAAAGGCCAATGGAAACGATCGACGACCTGATGAACGCCCTGGCCCAGGTGACCAAATCCAAAG ACGAGTTGAGGTGTCACTGCAATCTGCCCGTCTGTGTCACGACCGGCTACATGTGCAAGTCGGCCATGGGAACGTGTTTCTCGGAAATCGTCGACCGTAGTGACTTGTCGAGATCACGACACGGATGCCTCGAACTGTTGagcag CGATCATCAGGTGTGCCACAGCAGTCAAGCTCACGGCAACGGCCGTCACGCTGCTGGCCATCATCACCTTCATCCTCAACGACCCCTGGTCCTCTGCTGTCAGGACGATCTGTGCAATTACGGGGCCCAGCAAGTCCAGCTGCGACTCGACTCGGCCGTCCAGACCCACGGCGGCCACCGCAACGACTCGACATCTTCCAATTCTG gcGTGCATGAACCAAGGACAGTTGCCATGGAGACTCGATTCTTCGGAGACGGCCAGCCAGTTGGAAGCGGAAATGGCGGCCAGGATTTGTGGCTCAAAGCGGCTACCATCGCAGTGCCAATCGCCGGCGGATGCATCCTCGTCCTGCTCGTCCTCTTGGCCATCCGCATGCTGCGCAGGGACCGGGAGAACAACAACGACATGCTGACGGGCAACAGCTACACGGTGCCCATCCACCGCAACGACTTCCAGATCCGCAGCGTCTGGGGTAAGAGCCGGCAGATCCAGCACGAGCCGGCCTACCATCACGtcccccaacaacaacaacaacatcaacaacagcagagaTCCGGACAGTGGAAGGACTGCCAGTTGTCCAtgatccagcagcaacagcagcaacactaccgccaacaacaccaacaacagcacCGCCACCATCCGCACCAGGCGGCCCCGCTTCTCCACGCTCCGCACAACATCGTCTACTTGCCCACCGTGCAAAAGATCACCCCACCCAAGAGGATCATGTGGAACAAGAGCtgcattttggccaaaaatccAGCCATCCAACACCTTTGA